The following nucleotide sequence is from Nothobranchius furzeri strain GRZ-AD chromosome 11, NfurGRZ-RIMD1, whole genome shotgun sequence.
ACATTGAACCCTAACTTTAGCAGAACTCATCAATGACTGATTTGTGGAGGAAAACAGAATTTATTATAAAATCTGTCAATTTAAAGGAACTGTTTGAGTCTTTTGAAGTGGGGTTCTATAATATAGTACCGTACCTGTTGTAGTTTGCTCTTTTATTTACCAAACTGGTCCAGAAAGGAGAAATTTAATAGAGCATACACCCTACCCCTCTTATTTACATGTAATTATGTGGTTATTTGCAGCAAAAATGGTTTATGTTTAGGGAAACAGGTTTGGGAAACTCCAGCTAGTGTCTTTTTGGCTGGAATTTCATAATTATATAGTAGGAATAACCACAGAATGTGGAATTTGGGGAGCGTAAATGTTGTATAGTAGCATTTGCATAAACTATTATGAAATTTTAGTgactgaaaatgttttaaaatgcttCGTAAGCAGCTACACCATGACTAGCTGTTGGCTCATCTCTGTTTGTCCAAACCTAGGCCACTCAGAAAGcaatctaatttccctctgggattaataaagtatttttgaatttgaatttgagttgaattgaattgaatgtgcaATAAGTAAGATATTAATTGATCACATTTTCACAGAAAAACAGATACAAACTATCACTTTTAAAGGTGCAGTTTGTAAGAACTctgcagtgaaataatcacaaaacagtctagtcTCAGATGTTGGAAGCAAGGTTatgctgaaacagatttcattctcagctagTTGTGTAGTTGTCAGTTTTCTCTTTCCTTTTGAAAAAAAATATGCAGGACATAGTTGCTGTTGACCCTCTCAGTTTGAGAGGTTGCGAAATCGACAGCGTTAGCTGCATCTGTAATTGGACACTGGCAGGCTaaaagcttcagagttgtttaatgaaccaaagccagtaaaccggAGTGACTCACAAGTTATTTATTTTATCCCATAGAATCCACggcatttttttgttttactctaatatcaggtgaagcaggaTAGAGGCTAACATTAAGCAAACAATGCTAATAGTGAAGTAGAAGAAAATttgttggctctaaaaatatctcaaactagtttttcagttaccaacaacttgatatcACAGTGAAATTTATGTGTGAACTGAATACTTCATAataattttacttcctttaattagTCATTCAGAACTATAGCAGTAAGCTAGCAGCAAGACAGTAAACAACACTCCCTGGAATGCCGTAGTCAAACTACCATAATAAGCGTAATAAGTGCTCCCATCCGTAAAACACCAAAGAGTGCTAACACCGGATATGGCAATGCATTTATGCATTTGTCtacttattaactcattcactgccattaacGGCAAAAGTTGTCATTTCAAATCCAACCgatcacatttttttttactatgtgggtgtcggaacgagcccccgcgccgtgaaaaaaaacatcccagctctaaagccgatcttcatccgtgtacgtcacgtgatcagcaagcagaaaatccatgtgttaggaggtcGTTTtgctgtaaaaaaggtgaggcacaaaccggaaaagcttctgccgatcacaactcgacaacggattatgaaagaacggataatgttcgaaacgcgcagattcttcctgatgtaaaaggTGAGTCTAACTCTTTGTTTTAGTAGTTTTGTCGTCGACATCCTCctggcacgcaacgttctgtgactcttaaaaaaacagtgaaaacgctgaaaagctctggcagcgaaggacttttctgatcaggaaacgactggcagtgaatgagttaacttaaAGTGTATAACTCAtctttgtcatctagaatcttctggtgctgatctgtaactggcaacagccatgaaattcGCAAAACGGGTGTGAGCCAGTTATATTATTGCttaaaaaatggactgcagtaacagCGTTTGACCACTGGATGTCACTCTTACAAACTGCACCTTTAAGTTCCAGCTTCCTTCTATGCAAAGCAGCTCTGATTTTGAATGCTATTTTTTAAAGTACCACCACCCTAAATCTCAGAAGTCTGGGAGGATTGCAACTCTCATCAGGGTCACAAGCCAAAACACATTAGTCAATACATTTGTTTTGAATGACTTAATGGGTGTTTTTCCTTCCTTTCCTACCACTACAAGTACTGCAGGAACTTTTACCTACTGAGATGTGTTTTTCTTCTCCGTGTGCCATGGGAGTAGTGAAAATTGTGCTAGAAACTTCTACATTATTAGTATGgtctaaaacacagaacagtagcATAAATCgttaatttaaatattttaaaactaACATAAAGTGATTTAAACACTGAGGTCTTAACTACCAAACAGTGATGGTTGTAAATAAAGGCATCTGCACTATAGCACACATGTGGAAATGCTGTAATTTTTGCTGGAAAACATTGTGTCACAATGTAACATATTGTGTTTGTGAATCATCTTTGGTCATAAACACACAGTGTCTGTGGTGGAGCTTTTAGGTTCATATTACCAGATAGAGTGAGTCCCAGCGCTGTGGAAATgattcctggaagctgatgaCTGTTGGGTCACAGGAGCATATTTGCATGTTTCTGTGTgatgcaaaaaataaacaaaaaaactggCAGTAAAGGTGCTTGAATTTATTTTCTTTCTAGATGTTTAAGTTCAGACTACTGGCTGCAGCTGAAATGTTAAATATTGATGTCCTACAGATTTCCGCTTTCCTTTTCCCTCCTCTCAGCTAGAAAGGCAGTATCAGTAATTGTTGGGGGAAAAGTGATTGTTTCAGACATCGGTTTTCCAGATGTTCATTGTGGCATGACCCCCATCTTCAGGGAAGTGATATCATCCATTGTTTTTCTTGGGAACTTATTTTTTGTGATATAAAAGCTACATAAGCCATCAGTTTCTAATTAAAACACACAGTTCAACAGTTTTTGTTTTCCCCTTAAAGTAGGGAAAACATTTTGCAAATGATTTTGGTTTGATCCTGTTTTTGAAATGTGGAGCTCAATCATCGTTCTGCTTTGTTTTTCAGATACCAAACACATTTTCGACCCACGTACAAGACTGGCTACAAGCTGGTCACAGTGTTGGAATGGAAATGCTGTCCTGGTTACAGTGGTCCAAATTGTAAAGATTTTAACCCACCGTCAGGGGGACAGACACATCTTGGACCCCGGTCTCATCCCCCACCAAATTCTGGAGTCTCAGCAAGGCAGGCACAGAGTAAGAAACCAATATTTCATCCTAAAGTGTTTCTACCAGTTTAAACTAAACAGCAACTacgtttacatgcgccaaatttccccTATCCGATTCAAATTCTGGTTGATCAGAAATCCCAATTCTCTGTTTACATGGccactaactgaaatgatccgatcatgccgcgaGTATACACGTACCAAGcattcaatcagattaaataggttgagcatgcgcagagttgtctttcccggGAAAACGTATTCACATAAACGCTTACCGGTGATGTTGCCATCTTCTCCACGAAACTCCTAATTGGAGTCATTGTCATTCTCCAGACCAACATCCACGCCATTTATAGAAGAGTTAGATAGCGGCCTATTCCCTATCGTTTCATCCATCTGCTCGTAGAACTCAAAGCTGGCGGGGTCAGACCCACTTTTGCCTGGTGATACACCGCTTTCAAACTTTCCCAGCAGTTTTTGATTAGGTCAATGGTTCGATGAAATCCTACTTCCTGCATCTTTAGATGCAGACGTATAACTCATCATTTCTAGCCTTTCGGCCATTGAGACGTTCAATAATATTGAGTTCACGTAGTGTTTCCAGAAAAAAAATAGTGTCTGCAACACCACTTCTGTTTACCTCCCGCCATGTTTTCAACTTGTCCTGAGCATCCGCAAAGGTGGAAAGGCATCACGCTGAAgtagcacacatgcgcagtgggtatTATTTTACTCCAATAATCCAAATAGGTGTGTATATGGACTTCAATCAGAATGATGATTGAACAAAACCACCTTtcatgtttacatgaagaattttttatctgaaagGGAATTCACTCCAAttacttgtgcccatgtaaacaTAGCTGCTGTATTACATCTGCAAAACTGAGAAAATATGTTTTTTAGagtcatttgtttttatttggctaCAGATCACACAGTTTCCTTCCTTTTAGGTCTAAAGTATTAACATATTTTATGATTATAGGGCCAGAGCGGAGGGAGACAGCGCACCATGAAACCCGACACGGTGTCTCAGATAAGGTGCGTCTTCTTGAGGGTGAAGTTCAGCGTCTGTCTCAGACAGTTGTGGATCTGCAGTCGACTCTAAATGGATTAACCAATAACCTCCTCACAGACCTGCAGGACGACTCAAAGAAGATGCTGTTGACACTTCTAAACAACATGCATCCTCAAAATAATAACAATAGTTCGGGTGCAGAGGAAAATCCAGCGGTGCTAGATGGCCATCAGGCCACCAGAGGTGGGATACCTGGAGAAAAAGCCCTGGAAAAAATTGAAGCCCGTTTAGATGATATCAGTCATGCACTTAAAAACAAGGACGAAGCTTTGGAAGACCTAAAGGGAATCACAACAAGTCACGAGGGACAAATACGTGTCCTAATGGATGCCTCTCAGTCTCAGACCCCAACCATAGCTGAGTTTGATGTTATACAAACCTACGTTGATGGAAAATTTGAGAACCTGAAGAAGGAATTAGACCAGCAGGTGGAGGAACAGATGGCAAAATTACAGGGGTTATGCAATGATAAGGTCCAGATTGTGCAGAAAACCTGTGAAGACAGTCACAATCAACTTTTTGGTAAAGTGACAAAGCTTGTGGAAGCCAAGGAGGCTGATCTGAGAAAAGAAATCCGAACATTACGTTTGGAAATGGCAGTTGCGGATGGGCCGGTACGGACTCAAAGACAGTCGGAATCACCCAGAGAGGACAACAGCGACCATAAGGACCTGTGGCGTGAGATTGACCGCATAGCAGAGGCCCATCGAATCCTCAATGTTCGCATGGACAATGAACTGGCTCATTTTTCTTCAGTTCAGGACATTGGTGATTTAAATTTGTTGATTCAAGAGATGGAGGCGCGCGTAAATATTACAGAACAAAACGCAGAAACCCATTGTTTCTACATCGAAGAGAAGTTATCGCAAACAATAGCAGATGAAGTGGCTGCACTGCGACTGCTTCTTGATGAGCGTTTGAATAACGTGGAGAACCAGTTTACCAACATACTTGTGGAAATGAACAACAATTCCTCCCCAAGAATATCTGACTCCTGGATGAATGCCACTGAAACTCAAGCCAATAACAACAAACTCCTCATCCGTGGTTTGAACAGCAGAGTTAGTAACCTAGAGAAGGTGTGCTCTGCAGGATGTTCAGGCTCAGAAaatcctgcaggtgaaggaaaacctGCACTGACACCTGATCATTTAGGGAACATTTTGACAGACCTGAAGCGATATAGAAATGATCTGGATGTTCTTCACACAATCGTCGGTTCCAACAAAGACAAGCTCAAGCAGTTGGACAGTATTGTTCAAAGGCAGTCTACTGGAAATGGGAGGCACGTAAACACAATGGAGGACTACCAGAAGGGGCTGATTAATCTTCAAGATAATGTGCTTGGCTTGGCTGGTGCTGTTAAAGGTTTAGGTGATTCCCTGAGCAAATACGACCAGGACATGCAGAAATTAAACTCAACTTGCTGCCAAGCAGATCCGAGTAGTCATGGAGGTCCATCACAAGTCAACTTGGCTTCGGCTGACTCTACCAGTCATCAACTGAATGAGCTGAATAACATGTTTGACTCACTAAGTAGGCAACTTTCATCTGAAGTGAAAATTTGCAAACAGAACACACAAGGCGTTTCTGATGGAATCTCAGCTGTGGATGGCCGTATAAGCAGACTTGAAAAGGTTTGCGAGAGGTCAGACGGGGCTAACATCAAAGGCATGAAAACTGAGCTGGACACAGAAATTGGAGAGTTACGGGACCGCGTCCACAGGACGAATGTCACCTGTGGAAATCATGGCGCAGATATCATTGCATTGCAGAATTCCATGCAGAGGCTTCATGCTCAGATGTCAACAGTGGCCAAGCATGTGCTGAAGGACGTCACTGCTAAAGAACCAGGTGAGCTACTTGCTTGCACGCAGTTTGATGACATTGTTTCCCTTGGAGAGTCTAGTCCTTTTCTGCAAAGTCAAACAAAAATCAGCTCTCATTGAAAGGGTAAAATGGTATGTATTtgtgtagcgccttcttagggatcTACAACccaccaaggcgcttcacaacacaatcagtcattcacccattcacacactggtggggatgtagccacagctgccctggggcgcactgacagaggcaaggcctggcgccaccggcccctctaaccaccagcagcaggcaaggcaggttaagtgtcttgcccaaggacacaacagcagcattctctggtcagagccaggattgaacctgcaaccttccgattgccgaacaacccgctctacctcatgAGCTATTGTTGTCCGTAAAAAGTCGGATTAATTCGTGTACTGTCAAAATTCCCCAAGACACTACAAGTTCAATCCAAAATGAGAACCAACTGCTATGTTTAAAAGCAAAGTGGTTTTACATGATTTCACCCAAATACGAGGAGGAAAATAGCATTGCAGCATCCTTAAATTAGCTGTAACTGAAGGCAAGACACAACACAAATGCTGCTAGTCATGGGCtctacacacgggaggcgacatcgcctctcctccattcattttcaatgagacatgtgcgacaaagcgatgatcgcgggtctccctcctaccaagcgaaacgcgaaaaacgtgcgtgtgaaattttgcgctcgtgcatgtgtcgtgcacaggcgacccagcaacgcgatcccagaaagttgaaacatttttaacttttaatcgctgtcgctcagacgaggaccaatcaacggaggtttcattcactgaccaatgagcggacaggatgctccgtacatctccgagcaaacatggaggagaagttgattattattatgttttatttagtaaaatcagaagtaagatttaacagaactctagcagcaccttgtgaaacatcatatctaccgctttattaactctgaaccgcttaaataaccttaattccctccaacctgacacagccaaacaaaacaacggaagtttcgatttcgccatggaacagaacgagtagacggctttgccgctggccgctgccgcggatcgcctcccgtgtgtcaggtagtaaaagcgacggcgacaaatttcgctgatcgcggtcgtttgtcgcctcccgtgtgtcgagcccattatggtGCACATTCTTTGGGAAGTCTTTCCTGGGAGGATTTCAGAGCTTGATGACAGATGTAGCTGACAAATGAGCATGATAGAGAAAGTCTGACTGATTACTTTCTAAACATTGCAGACCTGCTAAAGCACTCCTTAGGCTCTTTAGAGGGGGGAAATTTAGATGACCAGTCTAAAAACATAACAGGGATCATTAGACAAAAGCTTGTGGAAGAGAGGGTTTCCCACCATCTGACTAGCACTTCGAAGGGTAAAAGATTCttttaaataaaagataaaacctgCCATCAAGGCAAACTAGGGATGTGCTCGAATCACAGTATGTTGAAATGTTCAGCCTTGTTTAATGAGCTCGTTGATATGTTACAACAGTAATTTTGTCTCTGCAGTGAAAATATCGTCATCATTGCAGTCGAGCCAGATATGAGCTGgactaaaataaatatttactaaATGCACAATCTCTCTCAGCTTCCTCTTTAACTTCCAACATTTAAGCTTATTAGGCCTGATTACCATCTGTGTAAACACAACGTTTTCCTGAAGATAATCCTCCATGTAATGCATTCTGCTTGCTTGGTTTAAAAAGCAGGCTTGGAGGAAAGGATCAGATCCAATGAACGGCCACAGGGTATTTCCCATAGTGGGAGGACACGAGTTCACTGGGCCTCCCGTGTTCGCCTTGAATATGTGATTCAATATGTCTCGACAGCAAGAAGCAGAGGCCCGCACTGAAGGCCTCCTTTGGCTTTGGTTGGGTTGAATTCCTGGGTGTTAATATAAGAAAAGAGACAGATAAATAAAAACGTACAGCTTTACAACCCATCTCAAATCTGTTACGATTTACACCATTTCATGGCTCGTTGCTCCTTTATGTTAACGTCAGAAGACTGGAGCAGACTCCTCCATCCCCCTCAAGCCTTACCCTTTTTAAGTTACAAGGTCTTCTCTCTTTTATTGTGTCATGCCTTTTTCTCTCACACCACAGAGCTGCAGATCTCAAAATCAGTTCCTGGGGTCCCGTTGCACACCTCCCTCCCTGCTTTTTTCCTTccaacacatgcacacataccaaGCTCCAGAGATTCTCACAGAGTGACCTCAGTCATGATGTGCAAAATCTGGTCCTCATTAAGGACCCTGACTCACTGCTGGAGTCAGTCTTAACAGAATGAGGAGGAACAGGGCTCCACGCCCAGGACCAGATGCATGAGCTACCTTCATCTGTGATGTCACGACTGGGGCCCCATCAGTGGTGCCTCCCTTTTCTTACGCCATCGTCCAAAACAATAACTTGATATGGAGTTGCAGAGAGAGGGGCGGTGGAAGGATTAATGGTTGTGGGGTGGAAATGGAAACATGAAGGCATTTTACATTCAGGCTGAGTCTTTGCCAGATATGGACTGTTGTTTTTGATAATATTATGTGGAAGGTTATGCAGATTTATGTTGTTTTTTCCTAATTACTTGTCCCATGCAGTCTGAATTTCCCTTTTCTCAACGATTTCTTGTAACTTCTAGTTCTTTTCGTACTTTTGTTAGTTGtttcttgcccccccccccccccccccccaacccccaaccCCCCTCCTTTTTTATCACATTAGACTTTGGAGACACCTAACGCACCGCACATCAGTCAGCAAACTTAACAAACCCCACACCTCTTAAACTTTGACACAAATTAACACCAACTTTCTGTCCACTTGTTGCCTGGTAACTGGTTcgggcagtaaaaaaaaaactacatttctGCACATAACTGCTTGTTATAAGCTGAATTTTCACCAGAATGTCAGACAACTTGCGTACATTGTGAGGTGTAAAAGTGCTAGTTTAGATTCTCTACACAAATATAGAGTCACCTTTTGGCATATGCAATTTACTTCTAGAGATGTTTAGTTGTTTCTATTTTCAGCTTATGGCGGCAGAAGTGACAAGTCGAATACAACCAGAAATTGTACTTTTATGCATCGCCAAGGAAACCACACCAACTGTTTCTTTTTTATCATTactgaaaaaatgtttcaaccAGATATAAAGTGAAGTTAGCTCACCTTTTCCGCTCATTTGCATCAGAACAGCTATAAATAGTGTACAAATAAACTCATCAAATAAACCCAATAAAGCAGCATCAACACAGAATCTTCATCATAGCTGAGTTGATACAAATAGTGGCCCACAAATGCAGATCACTTAGCATCTTTGTGGCTAAACCCACCAAATTGAGCTTGATATTTAAGTGATATTAAGTGCTGCTAACAATCATTGACTGGAATCGGGTCCTCCAATGTCTTTTATCTGAATATTGATTGGAAGAGTTGAGTTAATTAGGAGGACAGTTTGGTCATTTACACATTAAATAGTAGGGCTACAAGAATTAGAGGTATTAGTGTTATAATTCTCTCACTAAATCTTAAATATAGAAAATACATAGAAAATACGTAGAATGTCACAGAGCTTACGGACAAGCAAGTAGGTCCCAACAAAGTCATTGTTGGTTGTGATAGTTTAGTGATTTAGTCTACTTCCTGTTTTTCTATTTTCTGAACCAGAGTTTTGGTGGCATTTCTTAAATTTTCCGATAATTGTTTTGAACTGAGATGACATCGTCAGTCTGCAGTTTAAACATTTGATTCTCAAAGAATCCATAATCATATACATAGGGATGCGCAACATATCAGCCTCAGCATTGGtctatgttagtcatttttttaaacatatcgTATCGGTTCGACAaggaaaactgggccgatattaaccacAGATGTTAATTTCAAGGGGAAGGGAGTTGGCAATGtggtgtgtgtttgggtgtgtgacTGTGATGCAGTGCTAACCTATatatctagacagacagtagccgaAGCCAAAtgaatttgctctgcatgtcggtctggCCATGGTCCATAGGTGCTTCAGCAGGCCAGACCAggcttgtgtcttgccaatcacagcgctttattaatttggtgggcgggatgatgcgatgGAGTGGAACAACCAAGATGGTGTTGGCTTgtttaaaatggctttggcatcaactttggactttttagacttgaccttttctttgagtcaagagcagatatagGTACTCAAGTCCTTCATTTAGATAAAGGATGTAGTTACGTCTTCTTTACCAGTGTGTGGCAGACCTCCGTTAACCAACATCCGTAATGGTAAATAAGTCCCGTTGATCATTGTCCGATAGCTTGTGGAGACAGTttaagacaactgtagatcctgcttcatgactgagctctgtctatgggccaTGGCCAGAACATAAACAGTGGTCCCTCGTTAATCGTGGGAGTTACGTTCCAAAAATAACCCGCAATAGGCAAAATCTGCTAAGGAGTCAGCTTCCTTTGTAGCGTACGCATCAACTGTTGgggtcacacacacaaaaacaaaacaaaatgtccGTTTCTTAACAGTTTTATGTCCAGCATGCGTGCATGGGTGAGCAGTTTGATTTGCACACACTCACTCGAATGTTTCAGGCTCTTGCTGCCTCAGTCTCTCGTTGTCACAATGTAGAGACTCACGTCTCCTCCTCTTGTGTATAAAGATGCAGGAGCGCTGAATACTAATGCGCTCCAGCCATGGCACAGCGCAACCCCGCTGACTCTCCTCTCCTCTGCAGACGTGCTCGTCCCAGCACACTGCCACAATGTTTTAAGGCTGTTAAACCCCTCACTACACACTTTATGTGCTTTTCTTTTGTTTAAACACTCAAAGTTCAAACCTTGCACAAAAAAACCCTGCTAGGCCACAAACGATGGACTGCGTTATAGGGACTACTGTATTCACATATAAAAGATGGCTTGCTAGGCTAATGCAGCACAGGAGTGTGTGGGGTGTTTAATTTGGttcacaccaaagactttaaaactgggatccaatgcctccctgcttgacactcagctgtaaggggttggatggggggtgggggggtggggggggggggggaattaaaccaccaaatagttcccaaacaCAGCCGctactgcagctcaccgctccttaCGGGGGGGTGGGTCAGACGCACAGCTGTAATTttaaccagtgtgtgatgatgactaatggggctTTAATGGACGTATTTTTTTCACAGTGTCGAAAATTGTAGTGAAATATATCTGATATAATATTAGAACATTTtttgttatcggccataacatcaGTATTAATATTGGATATCAAAATCGGCCCAaattttcatattggtgcatcttTCTTTATAGGTAAAGGGATAAAAAAGCTGGATATGATACAATCGTGTGTGAGTTCATTAGTCTTACCCCATTTTCTACCCCTACCTTGTGTTTTGTGTTTGTTATTTAATGTTTAATTTGTGCTGTTTTCAATCATCACACACTTGTCTCAAGTTAAATTAAGTTTAGGGTGAGGGGCTAAGGTTCAAAGGTTAAAGTTTGGTTCAGAGTTAAAGAGAGCGTTGGTGTACTCACATCAATGACTTACAGACCGTTGTCACGGGGCTTTAGTTTTTACTCATAACATTTAAGAAAATTTGCAAAATAGTGACAATCCCAcagttcttttgttttttctgatCAAAATAAATAATCTTTTAGTGAAAAGGTGTTGACCTGTTTAACTTGGTCTTGTAATGGCTGCCAGATATAGGCCTGGATTATGGCCAGTGATCTCAATCTTGGCAAAAAAAATTCATAATTCAGAGGTAGGCTATGTGCTTGGAGCAGCTCTGGAATGCCATTCATCcaaatgttttatttgtgccattatgGGGCAACTATTTGATGAAAAAAAGCTTTATAAAACATCCAAATTGAGAAAAGGGAAAGTTTTCAAGGTTTGTAATCACTTTCCTTAAATGCAATTGTCATTCCTGCTTTCTAAGTCATGTCCCTAAATCCCACCAGAGGTCAAGCCAAGTTGTGTGGTTTGATTTTGAATAGTTTCTCCGAGTTTAGAAAGGAAATGGAATCTAAACAGAGACAAAATACCCACCGAATCTCCCAGCTTCTGGGGTGTGGTGGTGCTGAAATGTTTCCTCTCAGTATTTGAGCGCATGTTCTCCACACAGTCATATGAAGACCTCGAGGAGGCTGAGAACAGATGAAGTGTTGTAATGCA
It contains:
- the emilin2a gene encoding EMILIN-2 isoform X2; its protein translation is MFHLTRLLNIANRPKGMDWRWTVFTLILNVHFSYGSPSSYDLFQNSAHTGALHRHRNRNWCAYVIQRNVSCVVQGSAGSFQEPVVAPCPAYQPDCQQQVTYQTHFRPTYKTGYKLVTVLEWKCCPGYSGPNCKDFNPPSGGQTHLGPRSHPPPNSGVSARQAQRPERRETAHHETRHGVSDKVRLLEGEVQRLSQTVVDLQSTLNGLTNNLLTDLQDDSKKMLLTLLNNMHPQNNNNSSGAEENPAVLDGHQATRGGIPGEKALEKIEARLDDISHALKNKDEALEDLKGITTSHEGQIRVLMDASQSQTPTIAEFDVIQTYVDGKFENLKKELDQQVEEQMAKLQGLCNDKVQIVQKTCEDSHNQLFGKVTKLVEAKEADLRKEIRTLRLEMAVADGPVRTQRQSESPREDNSDHKDLWREIDRIAEAHRILNVRMDNELAHFSSVQDIGDLNLLIQEMEARVNITEQNAETHCFYIEEKLSQTIADEVAALRLLLDERLNNVENQFTNILVEMNNNSSPRISDSWMNATETQANNNKLLIRGLNSRVSNLEKVCSAGCSGSENPAGEGKPALTPDHLGNILTDLKRYRNDLDVLHTIVGSNKDKLKQLDSIVQRQSTGNGRHVNTMEDYQKGLINLQDNVLGLAGAVKGLGDSLSKYDQDMQKLNSTCCQADPSSHGGPSQVNLASADSTSHQLNELNNMFDSLSRQLSSEVKICKQNTQGVSDGISAVDGRISRLEKVCERSDGANIKGMKTELDTEIGELRDRVHRTNVTCGNHGADIIALQNSMQRLHAQMSTVAKHVLKDVTAKEPGITLRAESPSSVPDSSGSRTRIKEIHIPVILPPLPSSPNTPAQPNIHTIRITPPNQPSVPQQPRLSTLMPVRPVLETGEAGPPGYMRRVTVRRGSEDSSSKPVNGFARAPGYPPLQPVSLKPQPASQRVSVDDGRPADPFSFSAGLTQQPAFMREFGVIRFNKVLVNDGGHYSPHTGTFTVPHNGRYLISGLLTAKLGHHIEAVLSVSNRSIHRLRSSSGPGDCQQKASAGGTCCFGGTVSFSLILPLRKGDRVSLWRIKGQLATTESGEILSTYNAVFLYASQAKS
- the emilin2a gene encoding EMILIN-2 isoform X3 — protein: MQTVNSALSGCEGLISARVFQPCQRNWCAYVIQRNVSCVVQGSAGSFQEPVVAPCPAYQPDCQQQVTYQTHFRPTYKTGYKLVTVLEWKCCPGYSGPNCKDFNPPSGGQTHLGPRSHPPPNSGVSARQAQRPERRETAHHETRHGVSDKVRLLEGEVQRLSQTVVDLQSTLNGLTNNLLTDLQDDSKKMLLTLLNNMHPQNNNNSSGAEENPAVLDGHQATRGGIPGEKALEKIEARLDDISHALKNKDEALEDLKGITTSHEGQIRVLMDASQSQTPTIAEFDVIQTYVDGKFENLKKELDQQVEEQMAKLQGLCNDKVQIVQKTCEDSHNQLFGKVTKLVEAKEADLRKEIRTLRLEMAVADGPVRTQRQSESPREDNSDHKDLWREIDRIAEAHRILNVRMDNELAHFSSVQDIGDLNLLIQEMEARVNITEQNAETHCFYIEEKLSQTIADEVAALRLLLDERLNNVENQFTNILVEMNNNSSPRISDSWMNATETQANNNKLLIRGLNSRVSNLEKVCSAGCSGSENPAGEGKPALTPDHLGNILTDLKRYRNDLDVLHTIVGSNKDKLKQLDSIVQRQSTGNGRHVNTMEDYQKGLINLQDNVLGLAGAVKGLGDSLSKYDQDMQKLNSTCCQADPSSHGGPSQVNLASADSTSHQLNELNNMFDSLSRQLSSEVKICKQNTQGVSDGISAVDGRISRLEKVCERSDGANIKGMKTELDTEIGELRDRVHRTNVTCGNHGADIIALQNSMQRLHAQMSTVAKHVLKDVTAKEPGITLRAESPSSVPDSSGSRTRIKEIHIPVILPPLPSSPNTPAQPNIHTIRITPPNQPSVPQQPRLSTLMPVRPVLETGEAGPPGYMRRVTVRRGSEDSSSKPVNGFARAPGYPPLQPVSLKPQPASQRAPLTPKVPWNQMYQASADSPVSVDDGRPADPFSFSAGLTQQPAFMREFGVIRFNKVLVNDGGHYSPHTGTFTVPHNGRYLISGLLTAKLGHHIEAVLSVSNRSIHRLRSSSGPGDCQQKASAGGTCCFGGTVSFSLILPLRKGDRVSLWRIKGQLATTESGEILSTYNAVFLYASQAKS
- the emilin2a gene encoding EMILIN-2 isoform X1 yields the protein MFHLTRLLNIANRPKGMDWRWTVFTLILNVHFSYGSPSSYDLFQNSAHTGALHRHRNRNWCAYVIQRNVSCVVQGSAGSFQEPVVAPCPAYQPDCQQQVTYQTHFRPTYKTGYKLVTVLEWKCCPGYSGPNCKDFNPPSGGQTHLGPRSHPPPNSGVSARQAQRPERRETAHHETRHGVSDKVRLLEGEVQRLSQTVVDLQSTLNGLTNNLLTDLQDDSKKMLLTLLNNMHPQNNNNSSGAEENPAVLDGHQATRGGIPGEKALEKIEARLDDISHALKNKDEALEDLKGITTSHEGQIRVLMDASQSQTPTIAEFDVIQTYVDGKFENLKKELDQQVEEQMAKLQGLCNDKVQIVQKTCEDSHNQLFGKVTKLVEAKEADLRKEIRTLRLEMAVADGPVRTQRQSESPREDNSDHKDLWREIDRIAEAHRILNVRMDNELAHFSSVQDIGDLNLLIQEMEARVNITEQNAETHCFYIEEKLSQTIADEVAALRLLLDERLNNVENQFTNILVEMNNNSSPRISDSWMNATETQANNNKLLIRGLNSRVSNLEKVCSAGCSGSENPAGEGKPALTPDHLGNILTDLKRYRNDLDVLHTIVGSNKDKLKQLDSIVQRQSTGNGRHVNTMEDYQKGLINLQDNVLGLAGAVKGLGDSLSKYDQDMQKLNSTCCQADPSSHGGPSQVNLASADSTSHQLNELNNMFDSLSRQLSSEVKICKQNTQGVSDGISAVDGRISRLEKVCERSDGANIKGMKTELDTEIGELRDRVHRTNVTCGNHGADIIALQNSMQRLHAQMSTVAKHVLKDVTAKEPGITLRAESPSSVPDSSGSRTRIKEIHIPVILPPLPSSPNTPAQPNIHTIRITPPNQPSVPQQPRLSTLMPVRPVLETGEAGPPGYMRRVTVRRGSEDSSSKPVNGFARAPGYPPLQPVSLKPQPASQRAPLTPKVPWNQMYQASADSPVSVDDGRPADPFSFSAGLTQQPAFMREFGVIRFNKVLVNDGGHYSPHTGTFTVPHNGRYLISGLLTAKLGHHIEAVLSVSNRSIHRLRSSSGPGDCQQKASAGGTCCFGGTVSFSLILPLRKGDRVSLWRIKGQLATTESGEILSTYNAVFLYASQAKS